One Algibacter sp. L3A6 genomic region harbors:
- a CDS encoding SusC/RagA family TonB-linked outer membrane protein, translating to MRHTLFKILALFFMAYSGAQNIDISGNVQDGSGFPIPGANIIVNNSTKGTTTDFDGNFVLSGVKNGATISVSYIGYITQELVITSNKSLTIQLKEDLAQLDEVVVVGYGTQKKKDVTGAVSIVSAATLEDLRPVDAAQALQGTSAGVSVTSPSGSPGGNFNILIRGVSSNGDNGPLVIIDGYKGDLNSINPSDIETFSILKDAQAAIYGIQGANGVVLVTTKQGKKNSAAKISYNGYTGIQETTRELPYLNATEYALILNESYAANGQALPYPNISGLGTGINWQSELFDQAPITSHNLSVTGGGEKSTYYFGGSVLEQDGIIASDKSNFSRANAKIKLGFDITEKLKFTTSANYFNNNRKTIGENALGTPLFNALNYAPTYSLDQQDTSGFLGNEVVNPISQISNTFNKYSGNSIEGTFQLEYEAFEGFKVTSRIGLKSYNDNKKEFFPIVGYGSGKVFNNDRSSVIQTQNTNNSYTWDTFATYNKVFNEKHNTTFTLGTSAQRSWGDNLQGTGFDVPNNSWEFADISLANGLSEAKSTSSYIYDSRLSSYFGRLQYDYDSKYLLSAMVRRDGSSDFSPENRIDYFYSATGGWKISDEDFLKDSNVINFLKLRASYGTLGNNVGDDLYRALLSGEATYVLDGTLVTGTANGRIPNPEASWETAEKLDIGLDMNLFNNKLEVVADYFIEDRNDLLIENFPISGILGGGAPGAGLPTVNAGTTRNRGVELFLNYKESVSDDFSYGVSYNVTKINGEVTAVSNGVVSEGGSFSVGQPAISRMEVGQPIGYFYGLKSDGIFQNQAEVDAAPSQVGLGSAAAPGDIRFVDVNEDGEITIDDRTYIGKPQADYIMGLNFNFNYKNFDFSAYMYAELGKETVRNYERDQPNVNRLSLYLDRWTGEGTSNSVPRATTGATTNKLFSDFYVEDSSFLRMQNIQLGYSLPQDVIDKLGISKFRIYTKVNNAFTLTKYRGYDPAATNGDAIGGGIDYGFYPISRQFILGLNLSI from the coding sequence ATGAGACACACGCTATTCAAAATTTTAGCTTTATTCTTCATGGCATACTCAGGTGCACAGAATATAGATATAAGCGGAAATGTACAGGACGGATCTGGATTTCCAATTCCTGGAGCGAACATCATTGTTAATAATTCCACTAAAGGAACTACAACAGATTTTGATGGTAACTTCGTATTATCAGGAGTGAAAAACGGAGCAACTATTTCAGTTAGTTATATAGGATATATAACGCAGGAACTAGTAATTACAAGCAACAAAAGTTTAACCATTCAATTAAAAGAAGATTTAGCACAACTAGATGAGGTAGTTGTTGTGGGTTATGGTACGCAGAAAAAGAAAGATGTAACGGGAGCGGTTTCTATTGTAAGCGCTGCCACTTTAGAAGATTTACGCCCAGTAGATGCTGCACAAGCTTTACAAGGTACTTCGGCTGGGGTTTCGGTAACATCACCTTCAGGCTCACCAGGTGGAAATTTTAATATTTTAATTCGTGGTGTAAGTTCTAACGGAGATAATGGTCCTTTAGTTATTATTGATGGTTATAAGGGAGATTTAAACTCTATTAACCCAAGTGATATTGAAACGTTCTCTATTTTAAAAGATGCCCAAGCTGCCATTTATGGTATTCAGGGAGCAAATGGGGTGGTTTTAGTAACTACAAAACAAGGAAAGAAAAACTCTGCAGCTAAAATTAGCTATAATGGTTACACAGGAATTCAAGAAACCACGCGTGAATTACCTTATTTAAACGCTACAGAATATGCTTTAATTTTAAACGAAAGTTATGCAGCCAATGGCCAAGCATTGCCTTATCCAAATATTAGTGGTTTAGGTACAGGTATTAACTGGCAAAGTGAGCTTTTTGATCAAGCACCAATAACAAGTCATAATTTATCTGTTACGGGTGGAGGAGAAAAGAGTACATATTATTTTGGTGGTTCTGTTTTAGAACAAGATGGTATTATTGCTAGCGATAAATCAAATTTTAGTCGTGCAAATGCTAAAATTAAATTAGGATTCGATATTACTGAAAAATTGAAATTCACCACATCGGCTAACTATTTCAATAACAACAGAAAAACAATTGGCGAAAACGCTTTGGGTACACCTCTATTCAACGCTCTTAATTATGCGCCGACATATAGTTTAGATCAACAAGATACATCTGGGTTTTTAGGGAATGAGGTTGTGAATCCAATTTCTCAAATATCAAATACTTTTAATAAGTATTCTGGAAATTCTATTGAGGGTACATTTCAGTTAGAATATGAAGCTTTCGAAGGTTTTAAAGTAACATCTCGTATTGGTTTAAAATCTTATAATGATAACAAAAAGGAGTTTTTTCCAATTGTAGGTTATGGTTCTGGTAAAGTTTTTAATAACGACAGAAGTAGTGTAATACAAACTCAAAACACCAACAACTCTTATACTTGGGATACTTTTGCTACCTATAATAAAGTATTTAACGAAAAGCATAATACAACCTTTACATTAGGTACTAGTGCGCAACGTTCTTGGGGCGATAATTTGCAAGGTACAGGTTTCGATGTTCCAAACAATTCTTGGGAATTTGCCGATATTTCTTTGGCCAATGGTTTAAGTGAAGCAAAATCTACAAGCTCTTATATTTACGATTCACGTTTATCATCTTACTTCGGAAGATTGCAGTACGATTATGATTCTAAATATTTGCTATCTGCTATGGTACGTCGTGATGGTTCTTCAGATTTTTCACCAGAAAACAGAATTGATTATTTCTACTCGGCTACTGGTGGTTGGAAAATTTCTGATGAAGACTTCTTAAAAGATTCTAACGTAATAAACTTCTTAAAACTTAGAGCAAGTTACGGTACATTAGGTAATAATGTTGGAGACGATTTATACCGTGCTTTATTAAGTGGTGAGGCTACTTATGTTCTGGATGGAACATTAGTAACGGGTACGGCTAATGGTAGAATACCTAATCCAGAAGCATCTTGGGAAACTGCAGAGAAACTGGATATTGGTTTAGATATGAATTTGTTTAATAACAAGCTTGAAGTTGTAGCCGATTATTTTATTGAAGACAGAAATGATTTATTAATAGAAAACTTCCCTATTTCAGGAATTTTAGGAGGAGGTGCGCCAGGAGCAGGTTTGCCAACAGTTAATGCTGGTACAACACGTAATAGAGGTGTTGAGTTATTTTTAAACTATAAAGAATCTGTATCTGATGATTTTTCATATGGTGTAAGCTATAACGTTACTAAAATTAATGGAGAAGTAACAGCAGTTAGTAACGGTGTTGTATCCGAAGGTGGTTCTTTTAGTGTAGGACAACCAGCTATTTCTAGAATGGAAGTAGGGCAACCAATAGGTTATTTCTACGGGCTTAAATCTGATGGTATTTTCCAAAATCAAGCAGAAGTAGATGCGGCACCTTCGCAAGTTGGTTTAGGGTCTGCAGCTGCTCCAGGAGATATTCGTTTTGTGGATGTTAATGAAGATGGAGAAATTACAATAGACGATAGAACTTATATCGGTAAGCCTCAAGCAGATTATATTATGGGTTTAAATTTTAATTTCAACTATAAAAATTTCGATTTCAGTGCATATATGTATGCTGAGCTAGGTAAGGAAACAGTACGTAACTACGAGCGTGACCAACCTAACGTAAACCGCTTAAGTTTATATTTAGACCGCTGGACTGGTGAAGGAACAAGTAATTCTGTGCCAAGAGCTACTACTGGGGCAACAACTAATAAATTGTTCTCAGATTTCTATGTGGAAGATTCTTCATTCTTAAGAATGCAAAATATACAATTAGGCTACTCGTTACCACAAGATGTTATCGATAAATTAGGGATTAGCAAATTTCGTATTTATACTAAAGTAAACAACGCTTTTACGTTAACTAAATACCGTGGTTACGATCCTGCTGCAACTAATGGCGACGCTATTGGTGGTGGTATCGATTATGGTTTCTACCCAATTTCAAGACAATTCATTTTAGGCTTAAACCTATCTATATAA
- a CDS encoding RagB/SusD family nutrient uptake outer membrane protein, with translation MKKYINKLKGFFLLVLVLGANSCGDSYLEEVDRYSIDSESYFNSETDYYNALVGAYDLMQSTYLNVILGEIASDNTLCGGESATDVMAWQQIDDMIHTPVNAELKKLWEWMYAGVNRANFILEFQDKTDFEGKEIILGEAHFLRAYYYFELIKWFGDVPLKETRFVLGDETSVPRSPAADVYALIEADLKYAVDNLNYTAPQVGRATKGSAQALLGKAYLYQNKFTEATTVLDQLITEGPYDLVSDYDTIFETDGENNIESVFEVQYSDAEGAGFECLQCSEGNVAVGFNGIRNYTGPTFDSGFSFNVPTQEVVDEFEAGDLRKDVAILDIEAWATANSATYGEGNEHTGYFNRKYIARKGDLNTGDQNLTNPNNYRAIRFADVLLMAAEAYNRGEISDSKAQGYLNRVRERAFGTANDVTSTGATLTDAIAHERRVELVGEGHRFFDLVRTGRGAEIDGFTAGKNEVFPIPIEEIQFSNGNWAQNDNY, from the coding sequence ATGAAAAAATATATAAATAAACTTAAAGGATTCTTCTTGTTGGTTTTAGTGCTAGGCGCTAATTCTTGTGGAGATTCTTACTTAGAAGAAGTTGATAGATACAGTATAGATTCTGAAAGCTATTTCAACTCCGAGACCGATTATTACAACGCCCTCGTTGGTGCTTACGATTTAATGCAGTCTACTTACTTAAATGTTATTTTAGGTGAAATAGCCTCAGATAATACCCTTTGTGGTGGAGAAAGTGCAACTGATGTTATGGCTTGGCAGCAAATTGATGATATGATACATACGCCAGTTAATGCGGAATTAAAAAAGCTTTGGGAATGGATGTACGCAGGTGTAAACCGTGCTAACTTTATTTTGGAGTTTCAAGATAAAACAGATTTTGAAGGCAAAGAAATTATTTTAGGTGAAGCTCACTTTTTAAGGGCTTACTATTATTTCGAATTAATAAAATGGTTTGGTGATGTGCCGTTAAAAGAAACACGTTTTGTTTTAGGTGATGAAACAAGTGTTCCACGTTCGCCAGCTGCAGATGTCTATGCTTTAATTGAAGCCGATTTAAAATATGCCGTAGATAATTTAAACTATACAGCTCCACAAGTAGGTAGAGCAACAAAAGGTTCTGCACAAGCTTTGTTAGGTAAAGCGTATTTATACCAAAATAAATTTACTGAGGCTACAACAGTTTTAGATCAATTAATTACAGAAGGTCCTTATGATTTAGTTAGCGATTATGATACAATTTTCGAAACCGATGGAGAGAATAATATAGAATCTGTTTTTGAGGTTCAATATTCCGATGCTGAAGGAGCTGGTTTTGAGTGTTTACAATGTAGTGAAGGTAATGTAGCTGTTGGATTTAATGGTATTAGAAATTACACCGGACCAACTTTCGATTCTGGATTTAGTTTTAACGTGCCAACACAAGAAGTTGTAGACGAGTTTGAAGCTGGAGATTTACGTAAAGATGTAGCTATTTTAGATATAGAAGCTTGGGCAACAGCAAATAGTGCAACTTATGGGGAAGGAAACGAACATACTGGATATTTCAACAGAAAATATATTGCACGTAAAGGAGATTTAAACACGGGCGATCAAAACTTAACAAATCCAAATAATTATCGTGCTATTCGTTTTGCAGATGTGCTATTAATGGCTGCTGAGGCTTATAATCGTGGAGAAATTAGTGATAGTAAGGCACAAGGTTATTTAAACCGTGTGCGTGAAAGAGCGTTTGGAACAGCAAATGATGTAACATCTACGGGAGCAACACTTACCGATGCTATTGCTCATGAACGTCGTGTAGAATTAGTAGGCGAAGGTCATCGCTTTTTCGATTTAGTGCGTACAGGTAGAGGTGCAGAAATCGACGGATTTACGGCAGGTAAAAACGAAGTATTTCCTATTCCTATTGAAGAAATCCAATTTTCAAACGGAAACTGGGCACAAAACGATAATTATTAA